One stretch of Anolis carolinensis isolate JA03-04 chromosome 3, rAnoCar3.1.pri, whole genome shotgun sequence DNA includes these proteins:
- the ado gene encoding 2-aminoethanethiol dioxygenase, with product MRRRPGAILGGGAAAEGSNGAMPRDHNMAACLIQRVARQARLTFCNGGNGGGDGPRFGENLQRLQELVGEVRAEDLRLSPRGPSAVPGPVQPPASYMHICETEGFSMGVFLLRAGARIPLHDHPGMHGLLKVLYGTLRIASFDALDEASSSEPSPGPGPTRRRRKALLRAHRLHTPASGPCRLAPQAHNLHQIEAEGGPAAFLDILAPPYDPEHGRDCHYYRLLEGQPLPPPSEEPHGLPREVWLQEAPQAPDFWCGGEPYTGPRVSP from the coding sequence ATGCGCAGAAGGCCGGGCGCCATCCTCGGCGGCGGCGCTGCTGCTGAGGGGAGTAACGGCGCGATGCCCCGCGACCACAACATGGCGGCCTGCCTGATCCAGCGGGTGGCCCGCCAGGCCCGCCTCACCTTCTGCAACGGCGGCAACGGTGGCGGGGACGGGCCGCGCTTCGGGGAGAACCTGCAGCGGCTGCAGGAGCTGGTGGGCGAGGTGCGGGCCGAGGACCTGCGCCTGTCCCCGCGAGGCCCCTCGGCCGTGCCGGGCCCCGTGCAGCCCCCGGCCAGCTACATGCACATCTGCGAGACGGAGGGCTTCAGCATGGGCGTCTTCCTGCTCCGCGCCGGGGCCCGCATCCCGCTCCACGACCACCCGGGCATGCACGGGCTGCTCAAGGTGCTCTACGGCACGCTCCGCATCGCCTCCTTCGACGCCCTCGACGAGGCCTCGTCTTCCGAGCCCTCTCCCGGGCCTGGCCCCACCCGCCGGCGCCGCAAGGCCCTGCTGCGCGCGCACCGCCTGCACACGCCGGCCTCGGGGCCCTGCCGCCTGGCGCCCCAGGCTCACAACCTGCACCAGATCGAGGCCGAGGGCGGGCCCGCCGCCTTCCTCGACATCCTGGCGCCGCCCTACGACCCCGAGCACGGGCGCGACTGCCACTACTACCGCCTCCTGGAAGGACAGCCCCTGCCCCCGCCCTCCGAGGAGCCCCACGGCCTGCCCAGGGAGGTCTGGCTGCAGGAGGCCCCCCAGGCCCCCGACTTCTGGTGCGGAGGGGAGCCCTACACCGGGCCGCGCGTCTCTCCCTGA